ataaattttattattatatcttctatttttaatttaaacaaagtaataaaataaagaaaaaaaatatttttttcagttCAACCacgtttttttaaataaaatggaaatttaatttttttcattatcaATAGACATTTTGaaaacatcaataatataaaatatattttttataagtaaaattttagaattaaaataaaaagtctattaatttttttgaaaaagataAGAAAAAGGGGATTTACATTTTTTTCTTGTATAAGAAGAAATATAAATGGAGAAAAAGCCTATGCTCCAAATTTTAATTTCTCAAATTGTCGGTGCCCCCAATTTGGCATGGCTACCATGGCTAAGATCCAAATCGAAATCAGACCAGTTAAATTCAGAACTACACCAGACCGGTTAAATTCAGAATTTCACCGTCGATCAGTTTCAGGAAGTTCCTGAACCGAAATGAAACCTTATACTCGGTCATATGGCATGGCAGCAGCAAAGAAACTATGGTAATTTAAACATGCAGAGAGATTTGTTTGGAGAGGGAgtgcgttttttttttttttttttttttctctcttgtcAATAAAGAGATTTGATTGCCAAAACTGAAAACACTGTACACTAAAAGAGTATACGAAGTAAAACCACAGAAACTCAAACACAAAAGATCAAACCCACGGTATATCAACACAACCCGCATCTCTAACAGCAAGCAAAACCACTCTCTTCATTCCTCGCATCAGTTGACAGCAAGCAGCAAAAAACAACTCATATTGCTAGTAGGTGACAATCAACATAAACATCTCAACAAAAAACAGGAACTCAGCAACAAAACAAGAAACCCCAGCTTACATGAACAAAAATCATATTGCATAACAACTCAACAGCCACTATCTTCACCAAATCAATAAGCACCTCATCCTCTCAACCAAGATGTAGAAACACTTAAAAAACAACCTAACTGGTAACAACAGCAATCCTGCAGCAAAGAACATCAGCACTCATCAACACCCAAATCCAACTTTTAATTACAATTCCACTTGGACCAATGATAGAATTAAATGCACTTTGTAATCTCAATTTTATACAAGAGACAACCTTACTTACCACCCTATTAACATCAGAAGCATCCCGTTTAAACACCACCCTATTCCTTTCcatttatagatggtagattgTAGCATTGCACGCCACTCTTCTACATGTGGACAATCCACTCTTACCTGTTGCATTTCTTGTGAACCAGCTTACATCTCTTCTCCATGATAGGCCAGCTCTATTAATGACACATTTCTGTAAGATAATGCTCCAAAACCTGCTGGTAAAAGGGCACTTTGAAAAATAGGTGCTCAACTGTTTTCACCTTGCTGTCGACACAATGGGCATATTGAATTTTCAACTATTCTCCATTTAATCAAAGCTAGTTTTAACAGCCAATCTATCCATACAAGCAAGCCACACAGTGAAACTGTGTCTTGGCACCACCTACCTACCCCACACTAGTTTGCTCCATTGCACTTTCCTGCCTGTATGTCTAATGGCTTCCCAAGCACTTGCAATCGTATAGCAGCCTGAAGGAGTTAATGTCCACACTATGGTATCCTCCAATACCTCCAAAAATAAAACCTTATTTTTGCAATTGTAGAGTGtggatttctttaaaataaggTTTTAGGAGGTTCTTTAAAACCTCCAAAATCCCTCAATTTCAATCCACCAATTTGATCAATTTGATGAATTGAGAAGGTTTTCTCTCGAAAACTTCCAAATACCTCAAAAAACCTTTTATTCTTCGCAAACAATAAGAAATTATCAAGatttaaaaaccatgaaaaaccttACCTTATAAAATCATACTTTACAATACCTTAGTTTAGTTTACTCTACCTCCTCCCATACATAGTGTAAGAAACTCTAGTTACAAAAGGATTTCATGGTgttctccattttctttttaaccttttagttttaaactacaGCTTCCATTTTACATACCTTAGCTAGGACCCTCCTTTGCTTCAGTCTCATGAGGTTATTCCACATTTTCAGTGGCTTCAAAGCAGTCTGCCTCCGTCCATTCTGAGCCACCATTTCTGGGTGCAGACTCCAGAGCTCTGTCTACAACCCAATCATCCATTGGATCGATCTCCTCAGCCACGACGCCACTTTTAAGACCTTGTTTTCTGTTCTGCAAGTGCATGTTATAGTGAACATATGCCAAGTCATTCAATCGTTGTTGCTCAACAGGGTTACGCCCCTTCATGAGAAGCTTCTCAGCCAAACTCCTCTTCAGCCCATATCTCAGAGCACCATCACATGTCTGGCTCAGGACTCTTATAGCAAATTTTTGCAGCTCAGGATGTTGTTTCCCATAGACAGACCACCATTGAGCTACATTCACATTTACAGGGCGTGTAGTTTATGGTTTTGGTCTTCAATTATCAAAGGAAACAATAAAAAGTATTCAAACAACAGCAAGAATAGCCTTACCTGGAGGAATAGTGGTTCTTTTGTCGACAGCTCTCCCCTCTTTGAAAGCACCTCGAGCATGTCTATACTCCTCAAGTTGCACAGATATTAGATCTTGTATGTGGTGATTGGGAACCATCCAAACAATACAATACAACAGGTCAACAGCAACCTCAAGATCACAGTAGAAATCAGTTGAATAAAATAGGCTTGGATTTAAATAATATCCTGCAGcatgtagaggactatggaGATGGGTATCCCAGATCTCGTCAATTATTTTCCAGAAAGGAGTATATTGTGATTTCTTGTTTTTGAATTCTTCACTAATTGTCTCTTTCGCTTGATCCATGGTTTCATATATGTAAGCCACTTGTGGTTTATCAGCCTCAGCAACAAGACAGAGAACACGGAGAAGTGGTACGGTTGCCTTCAATGTCGTCTCAGCCCCTGTCCAGAAAGAAAGATCCTCTATCAAATGAGCCACTGTCATTCCATCTGGAGTGGAAGCCCAGACTGAGTTCCTCCACTCTGATGACATAAACATGCTCTTCAAGTTCTCCTTTTCTGACATAATATTCTCTAAGGTCAAGAAAGGCACAGCAAATTTCATCTTGGACGGCTTTATTAAGTCATAGCTACGTGTATGATTTCTCATAAGCTTCAAAATCTCCCCATGTCTGTAAATGAACTTTGTAATGATCTTGGCCTTGTCTACTATCCCTCTGATGCCATCTAGTGTCCCTATCTTCTCTAGAATGAGCTCCATGCAGTGAGA
This is a stretch of genomic DNA from Manihot esculenta cultivar AM560-2 chromosome 2, M.esculenta_v8, whole genome shotgun sequence. It encodes these proteins:
- the LOC110609506 gene encoding uncharacterized protein LOC110609506 gives rise to the protein MATSESINIYDFGTALDKKKIRVQCSYCAKVVRGFFRLKCHLGGVQKNVVPCEKVPENVKESFFYMLEERKRDDLSKEVGKLCQPGMPGKRNWCPTPNGVKQFKCEPSQTAGYGNKKQLEMDYAVEDNVAEHIPVPNRRLNSKTAINGDASAWQAEKNIGRFFYETGIDFSAANSPSFKRMLNATLGNDQVKIPTLQELKGWILWDEKKEMQEYVKRIRHSWASTGCSILLDGWVNEKDQYLVSFVVECPEGPIYLHSADVSAIINNAGALQLLLDRVLKEVGIDNVVQIVACSTTGWVGTVGKKFKEKHGTVFWSVSASHCMELILEKIGTLDGIRGIVDKAKIITKFIYRHGEILKLMRNHTRSYDLIKPSKMKFAVPFLTLENIMSEKENLKSMFMSSEWRNSVWASTPDGMTVAHLIEDLSFWTGAETTLKATVPLLRVLCLVAEADKPQVAYIYETMDQAKETISEEFKNKKSQYTPFWKIIDEIWDTHLHSPLHAAGYYLNPSLFYSTDFYCDLEVAVDLLYCIVWMVPNHHIQDLISVQLEEYRHARGAFKEGRAVDKRTTIPPAQWWSVYGKQHPELQKFAIRVLSQTCDGALRYGLKRSLAEKLLMKGRNPVEQQRLNDLAYVHYNMHLQNRKQGLKSGVVAEEIDPMDDWVVDRALESAPRNGGSEWTEADCFEATENVE